The proteins below come from a single Pyramidobacter porci genomic window:
- a CDS encoding ATP-grasp domain-containing protein: MKLYEFEGKRLLKEFGVPVLSGQLVLRDSALPEAPVVLKAQTLSGGRGKVGLVQICRDADALSAQAAKLFDAVHKGERITALWAEKPVNVRKEYYCSVTYDGETGVPLLVASGSGGVEVERTATERPDAILKMPFDIFYGPADYQFRQIAAFIDANRVKELTAILRNVYRMWRESGATLVEINPLALTDEGVIALDAKFELDDASEKCHKELFAGLKDEQHKLFGRVFRESGDTMTYVQLDGSVGLISDGAGTGMLALDLMNDEGAAAADFCEMGALTSADVMYDALDKVLTKNPDVKSVLVVLIGGFNRMDEMAEGIVRYHDEKHPKARLIVRLCGTMEDEGKKIMADAGLDVYNDLPSAVSDAVKASRGEA, from the coding sequence ATGAAACTGTATGAGTTTGAAGGAAAACGCCTTCTGAAGGAATTTGGCGTTCCAGTGCTGTCGGGACAGCTGGTTCTTCGAGATTCGGCGCTGCCTGAAGCGCCTGTCGTCCTCAAGGCGCAGACCCTATCGGGGGGGCGCGGCAAGGTGGGGCTCGTGCAGATCTGCCGCGACGCGGACGCTCTGTCGGCTCAGGCGGCGAAGCTGTTTGACGCCGTTCACAAGGGAGAAAGGATCACAGCCCTGTGGGCTGAGAAGCCGGTAAATGTGCGGAAGGAATACTACTGCTCCGTCACATACGACGGCGAAACGGGCGTTCCTCTCCTCGTCGCCAGTGGATCCGGCGGCGTAGAGGTCGAAAGGACGGCTACTGAGCGTCCCGACGCGATCCTGAAAATGCCGTTTGACATTTTTTATGGTCCCGCTGACTATCAGTTCCGTCAGATCGCCGCCTTTATCGACGCGAATCGCGTCAAGGAACTGACGGCCATTCTGCGGAACGTGTACCGCATGTGGCGCGAGAGCGGCGCGACGCTGGTGGAGATCAACCCGCTCGCTCTGACGGACGAGGGCGTGATCGCCCTTGATGCGAAGTTCGAGCTTGACGACGCGTCGGAGAAGTGTCACAAGGAACTTTTTGCCGGCCTGAAAGACGAGCAGCATAAACTGTTTGGCCGCGTTTTTCGCGAGAGCGGCGACACGATGACCTACGTCCAGCTTGACGGTTCTGTCGGCCTGATTTCAGACGGCGCCGGCACGGGAATGCTCGCTCTAGATCTGATGAACGACGAAGGTGCCGCGGCAGCGGATTTCTGCGAGATGGGTGCCCTGACGAGCGCGGATGTGATGTACGACGCGCTTGACAAAGTTCTGACAAAAAATCCTGATGTGAAGAGCGTCCTTGTCGTCCTGATCGGTGGTTTCAACCGCATGGATGAGATGGCCGAGGGCATTGTCCGCTATCACGACGAGAAACATCCGAAAGCCCGACTGATCGTCAGGCTGTGCGGTACGATGGAGGACGAAGGAAAGAAGATCATGGCCGACGCAGGACTGGACGTCTACAACGACCTTCCGTCAGCCGTGAGCGACGCCGTGAAAGCGTCGCGGGGGGAGGCGTAG
- a CDS encoding 2-oxoacid:acceptor oxidoreductase family protein → MKVSIRLCGLGGQGVILSSVLLGQAAVVEKGLYVSQTQSYGSEARGGQCQSELMISNVPILTPNARQNDILIAMFQTAYNSYISSLKEGGSLYVDSELVKDLHNVPAGVTVYKAPFTQEAIALGSQMAANMVMLGYFVQKTGLIDLDHLKAALRGAVKKRWLPLNMKAVDKGAEMARD, encoded by the coding sequence ATGAAGGTCAGCATTCGCCTGTGTGGTTTGGGCGGACAAGGTGTCATCCTTTCCTCCGTTCTTCTTGGACAGGCTGCTGTTGTGGAGAAAGGACTGTATGTCTCGCAGACACAGTCCTATGGTTCCGAGGCTCGTGGCGGTCAGTGTCAGTCCGAACTGATGATTTCCAACGTGCCGATTCTGACGCCCAACGCACGGCAAAACGACATCCTGATCGCGATGTTCCAGACGGCCTACAACAGCTACATCTCCTCCCTCAAGGAAGGCGGCTCTCTGTACGTCGATTCAGAGCTTGTGAAGGATCTTCACAACGTGCCGGCAGGCGTCACGGTCTACAAAGCGCCGTTCACGCAGGAGGCCATCGCTCTGGGCAGCCAGATGGCGGCGAATATGGTTATGCTTGGTTACTTCGTCCAGAAGACGGGCCTCATCGACCTGGATCATCTGAAAGCCGCGCTGAGGGGTGCCGTGAAGAAACGCTGGTTGCCCCTGAACATGAAGGCCGTGGATAAAGGTGCCGAGATGGCGCGGGACTGA
- a CDS encoding thiamine pyrophosphate-dependent enzyme, which translates to MDKKINPLRKYLREEKLPHFFCPGCGCGQVLTSFLRSVDALNIDLNTMVAVAGVGCTARIPVYMNVDMLHGVHGRTLPWATGIKLHYLETRVVVFAGDGDCASIGGNHLIHACRRNLDVLMVVVNNFNFAMTGGQVAPMTPAHSVTMTTPYGSGEPPFDICKMAEAAGATYVARASTTNLPLLDQLFRKGLQHKGFGLLEVISQCPTHYGRYALNTGDAVRVQDWMRSRCVLKAQAEKKAPEELVGKYVLGEFVNTQRPIFEGSSVYKEMED; encoded by the coding sequence ATGGACAAAAAGATCAATCCTCTTCGTAAATACCTTCGTGAGGAAAAACTGCCTCACTTTTTCTGCCCCGGCTGCGGCTGTGGACAGGTGCTCACGTCGTTCCTTCGCAGCGTGGACGCTCTCAATATTGATCTGAACACGATGGTGGCCGTGGCAGGCGTCGGTTGCACGGCGCGCATTCCTGTGTATATGAATGTTGACATGCTTCATGGAGTCCACGGCAGAACTCTTCCGTGGGCCACTGGAATCAAGCTGCACTATCTGGAAACGCGCGTCGTCGTCTTTGCAGGCGACGGAGACTGTGCTTCCATTGGTGGAAACCATCTGATTCACGCCTGCCGGAGGAACCTTGATGTTCTGATGGTTGTCGTGAACAACTTCAACTTTGCGATGACCGGCGGACAGGTGGCCCCGATGACGCCGGCGCACAGCGTCACGATGACGACTCCCTATGGCAGCGGTGAACCGCCGTTTGACATCTGCAAGATGGCCGAGGCGGCCGGCGCGACATATGTGGCGCGCGCCAGCACGACAAATCTGCCGCTCCTTGATCAGCTTTTTAGGAAAGGGCTTCAGCACAAAGGATTTGGTCTGCTCGAAGTCATCTCCCAGTGTCCGACGCACTACGGCCGCTACGCTCTGAACACGGGCGACGCTGTCAGGGTGCAGGACTGGATGCGCTCCCGCTGCGTCCTCAAGGCCCAGGCGGAGAAAAAGGCGCCGGAGGAGCTTGTGGGCAAATATGTTCTTGGCGAGTTCGTGAACACGCAACGCCCCATTTTCGAGGGCAGTAGCGTTTATAAAGAAATGGAGGATTAA